ggagacgcgttacgagctcggggatcatcagcatagtctatcacactatcgacttcttttggtattttgttaaatatttaaacttgatcttatgacatgtataggtttgagtacgatgttggttagattttgattgtaaattataaatagctatgcgaaaatgatttaattttcatgtttgggatcagtttggtttttaaaatggttgtgtttgttcggtaatgcctcgtaaccctaattcggtgacggatacgggttaggagtgttacattttattggtatcagagctacggtttagtcgattctcggactaacatagtgtgtatgagtctagctatacatgccataatttttatactgagatagtgtgatgactgctgacatctaaaaatgtgttttcgtatagtaatggatcccgaACGAGTCGTAGccgatgatgttgagagtatagcgcCTGCTCCTGCGCAAGGGACAGAGCCGGTAGATTCTCGACCGACCTCGAGTAACTaggagggagaggctaaacaagccttttaCCAAATAATGAATgactggtttactcaatatgtcCAAACAAATCCGGTTGTACAACGACTTCCACCCCCGACTAATCCATCTTCGGTTCCTGTTATACCTCAAGTAAGTGATCCGATGAGATTACTTAAacctcctgttgataaaattcgaaaacacggggccgaagagttcagagctactgatgatgatgacgctgagcgagctgaattctggctagataatactattcgagtatttgatgagttatcttgcacccctgacaagtgcttgaaatgtgccatatccttgctacgggacactgcatatcactggtggaatacactagtatcggtgGTTCCGAAAAAGCGACTgacctgggaattctttcagactgagttccataagaaatatattagccagagattcattgatcagaaatgtaaggaatttcttgaattgaaacagggtcggatgacagtgacagaatatgagcggaaatttgtgagactcagtagatatgctcgagagtgtgtttcgactgaagctattatgtgtaaaagatttgaagatgggctgaatgaagatattaaactgttagtgggcatacttgagataaaggagttcgtagtacttgttgaacgagcttgtaaagctgaggagctcgggaaagagaagagGAGAGCTGACTATGAACCTCGAGATTCCCGTAAATGATCATTTAGTAAATTGTTCCAGTAGACCTCAAGGAAATCCAGAGAGGATCATAGCCGATCTAAAGCTACTGCAGGGTTTCCTAAGTATGATCGAGATCGACCCCCTGTGAGTTCACGAGCTACTTCAATTGCTAGCGTTGGTAGTGTTCGAAAAAATAGATCAGAGTGCAAGCATTGTGGGAAATGGCATCCTGGAGATTGCAGATTACATGATCGGTCTTGCTTCAAGTGTGGTTCAAAGGATCATTTCATTCGAGAGTGTCCGATGGTAGCTGATCAAAATACTGTGCAGAATACCAGACCGAGTAATGTGTCAGTATGGGGTAGACCGCCAAGGCATTTGGGTAATGCAAGTGGTAGTCAGAGAGGGACAAAGGACACAGCAGTTCGATCTGAGGCTCGTGCACCTGCCAGAGCATATGCTATCTGAGCTCGAgaggaggcttcttctccagatgttattactggtactttcactctttatgatactaatgttattgcgttgattgatcctggttcgactcattcttatgtgtgtGAGACCTTAGTATTAAGTAAGACtttacctgttgagtctactgagtttgtaattaaagtatcaaaccccctgGGCCAGTGTGTgttggttgacaaagtgtgtaagaattgtccgttgatgattcgagatttatgttttcccgctgatttgatgttgttgccattcgacgagtttgatataattttggatatggattggttaactctgcatgatgctattgtAAACTGCAAACGGAAAACTATTGATCTACGGTGTCGGAATGatgagattattcggattgaatctaatgatctgaatggtttaccagTAATAATATCCTCGACGTCggctcagaagtatgtgagaaaatgttgtgaagcttatcttgcatttgttcttgataataaagtgaccgaaaagaagattgaatctgtGCCAGTAGTGTGTGAGTATTCAGACGTGTTTCCTGAAGAATTACcgggtttgccacctattcgtgaggtagagtttggtattgagttagtaccagggATGACTCCAATTTCAATAGCTCCATACCGTATGGCACCgaccgaattaaaagaattgaaagtacagttgcaagagttgactgataaaggtttcgcacgaccgagtttctctccttggggtgcaccagttctgtttgtgaaaaagaaagacggaacgatgagaatgtgtattgattaccggcagctcaataaggtgactataaagaataaatatccgtTGCCACGTATTGACGATTTGTTCGATCAGCTAAAAGGGGCTtcagtgttttcgaagatagatttgagatcaggttactatcagttgcgagttaaagactctgatgtgccaaaaacagctttccgaacgaggtacggacattacgagttcctggttatgccttttggacttactaatgcacctgctgttttcatggatttgatgaatcagaTTTTTAGACAGTATCTGGATCGatttgtggtagtatttatagatgacattttgatctactctcgtGACGAAACTGAGCATGTCGAACATCTAagacttgtgttacaaactttgtGAAATaagcagttgtatgcaaagtttagtaaatgtgagttctggttacgtgaagtcagttttctgggccatgttgtatcagcatcgggtattcgggttgatctgagtaaaatttcagctatacttgattggaaacctccgaggAATGTCTCAGAAGTTCGAAGCTTTCTGGGGCTCGCTGGTTATTATAGACGGTTCGTgaaagggttctctatgattgcgACCCCGATGACAAAGTTATTACAAAAAGAcgttaagttcgagtggtcagaaaagtgtcagaaaagttttgatcagttgaaagttcttttgaccgaagctccaatcttagttcagccagaatcgggtaaagagtttgttatttatagtgatgcatctttaaatggtttgggctgtgttttgatgcaggaaggcaaagttgtagcCTATGCATCGAGGCAGttaaagccgcatgaaaagaactatccaaCGCACGACCTGGAATTAgccgctattgtatttgcgttgaaaatatggcgccactatctgtttggtgaaaatgtcatgtttattccgatcacaaaagcctgaagtatttgatgactcagaaggatctgaatttgagacagcgccgatggttagaattgctaaaagattacgagcttgtgattgactatcatccggaaaggctaatgttgttctTGATGCCCTAAGTCGAAAATCTTTGCTTGCTTTATGCAATGAACGCGCATATGGCTATGTCTGATGATGGAGCGATAGTAGCTGAATTGAAAGCAAAATCGTTAtttgttcaacagatttgtgaacCCTAGAAAGTCGATGATGATTTACTTGCaaaacgagctcagtgtgacttaaatgttgattcagagtttctagttgatgctgagAATTGTTTGAGACTCAGAAACCGATTATGTGTTCCGAAAAATCCAGAgttaattcagatgattttgaatgaagccCATAATGGACGATTTTCTGTTCATCTGggtagcacgaaaatgtataacgatctgaaacagcattattggtggcatggtatgaaacgagacatttctgactttgtttcgaaatgtttaatatgtcagcaagtaaaagccgagcatcaggtaccttctggattacttcagccgatcatgatacctgaatggaaatgggatcgaattacgatggattttgtattcggtttaccgttgacaccgagcaagaaagatgcaatttgggttattgttgataggtTGACAAAATCGGCTCACTTTGTTCCAGTTCGtattgattattcacttgataaactTGCTGGATTGTACATTTCTCAGATTGTGAGGTTGCACGGAGTACCTGTTTCTATTATTTCGGACAGAGACCCGAGATTTACATCGCGATTTTCGAAGAAAttacaagatgctttaggtacgaagctacattttagcacagcttttcatccgcaaacagatggtcaatccgAGCGAATCATTCAAAtgcttgaggatatgttgagatgttgcattctcgagtttgaaggtacgtgggaacgatactaacctttgattgaatttgcttataataatagctttcaatctagtatcaaaatggcaccttacgaggctttgtacggtcgtaaatgtcgtacaccattgtattggaccgagctcagtgaaaataagatacacggggttgacttgattaaagagactgaacagaaagtgaaagtgattcgggatagtctgaaatcagcatcggattgtcagaaatcttatgcggatttgaaaagaaaggatatagaatttcagatcggagataaagtgtttttgaaagtctcaccgtggaagaaaatactcagattcggtcgtaaaggcaagttgagtccgagatttattggaccgtatgagattatagagcgtgttggaccggttgcttatagattgacGTTACCgcctgagttagaaaagattcataatgtattccatgtttcgatgctccGTAGATACCGATCTGATCCTTCAGATGTGATTAGTCCGATGGAGATTAAAATTAACtctgatatgtcatatgaagaagaactgATTAGTATTCTGGCTCGTGAGATCAAAGAgttacgaaataagaaaattccgttagttaaagtattgtggcataaacacggagttgaagaagcaacttgggagtcagaagatacaatgaaagagtgttatccaaacctattcaccgataagattttcggggacgaaaatccctaaggggggagagttgtaacaacccggtttgactctaatcggaatagtggttttggaaccacaaatccgaattagaaaaatattttaatattattttgtgtgtttattttgtatgcaattaattgtgtgaaattttcgtgttttaattttgtcgtttaagtgtccgatttaataaaagggcttaatcgcgtaaaatgaaaatttaggggttaattattaaaacacctaattgttgttgtctttataatttagaggttttattatgcaattagcccactatgtaagttagtgggtggcaaggactaatgtaaccttattatatatgttttatatatatattagtaaaggttaatatagt
The Gossypium raimondii isolate GPD5lz chromosome 8, ASM2569854v1, whole genome shotgun sequence DNA segment above includes these coding regions:
- the LOC105803540 gene encoding uncharacterized protein LOC105803540, whose protein sequence is MNDWFTQYVQTNPVVQRLPPPTNPSSVPVIPQVSDPMRLLKPPVDKIRKHGAEEFRATDDDDAERAEFWLDNTIRVFDELSCTPDKCLKCAISLLRDTAYHWWNTLVSVVPKKRLTWEFFQTEFHKKYISQRFIDQKCKEFLELKQGRMTVTEYERKFVRLSRYARECVSTEAIMCKRFEDGLNEDIKLLVGILEIKEFVVLVERACKAEELGKEKRRADYEPRDSRK